The following proteins are encoded in a genomic region of Ovis canadensis isolate MfBH-ARS-UI-01 breed Bighorn chromosome 12, ARS-UI_OviCan_v2, whole genome shotgun sequence:
- the TEX35 gene encoding testis-expressed protein 35, with product MSAKRAELKKTSLSKNYKAVCLELKPEPIKTYDYKGAKQEGPFTKPGGTKQLKNELREVREELKEKMEEIKQIKDVMDKDFDKLQEFVEIMKEMQKDMDEKMDVLINIQKNSKVPFRRGLKMQQELRLIGKTDTDPQLQPRKMDGAGGAPLSLHKKMAALQQPKDPMDSLHQCDSCFEKCLLCTPQNNYDRGKLPNHAWASFSPLASGPAF from the exons ATGTCGGCCAAGAGGGCGGAACTGAAGAAGACAAGCCTG AGCAAGAACTACAAGGCAGTTTGCCTGGAGTTGAAGCCGGAGCCGATCAAA ACATATGACTACAAAGGAGCTAAACAAGAAGGGCCATTTACCAAACCAGGAGGGACAAAGCAGCTAAAG AATGAACTCAGGGAAGTGAGGGAAGAGCTGAAGGAAAAAATGGAGGAGATAAAACAG ATAAAGGATGTAATGGACAAGGATTttgataaactccaggaatttgTGGAGATTATGAAG gaaatgcaaaaggaTATGGATGAGAAGATGGATGTTTTaataaatatacagaagaacaGCAAGGT TCCCTTTAGGAGAGGACTGAAGATGCAGCAAGAACTCAGGCTGATAGGAAAGACAGACACAGACCCACAGCTCCAGCCCAGGAAAATGGATGGAGCTGGTGGAGCACCGCTCTCTCTTCACAAAAAGATGGCGGCACTGCAACAACCAAAAGACCCAATGGATTCCCTTCACCAATGCGACTCCTGCTTT GAGAAATGTTTGTTGTGTACCCCACAGAACAACTACGATCGGGG GAAACTTCCAAACCACGCCTGGGCATCCTTTTCACCCTTGGCGTCTGGACCTGCTTTCTGA